In Arthrobacter sp. QXT-31, one genomic interval encodes:
- a CDS encoding LuxR family transcriptional regulator has protein sequence MARQQLEAAVASPNGRAADTVFGGHEKVLRQTVIAMKAGVQHSEHLNPGEATLFVLHGCIRLLSDEASWQGKPGDLLIVPDGLYSVEAEEDSAFLFTVGKTDAGTGAYESR, from the coding sequence TTGGCAAGGCAGCAGCTCGAGGCCGCCGTCGCCTCTCCCAACGGGCGGGCGGCAGACACCGTCTTCGGCGGTCATGAGAAGGTACTCCGCCAAACAGTGATTGCCATGAAGGCCGGCGTCCAGCACAGCGAGCACCTGAACCCCGGGGAGGCAACCCTCTTCGTCCTCCACGGATGCATCCGGCTCCTGTCCGACGAAGCATCGTGGCAGGGAAAGCCCGGGGACCTGCTGATCGTCCCGGACGGACTGTACAGCGTCGAAGCCGAGGAGGACTCCGCATTCCTCTTCACGGTGGGCAAGACCGACGCCGGAACCGGAGCCTACGAAAGCCGATAA
- a CDS encoding MFS transporter, whose protein sequence is MTNSSTDSVDLNTAQVQVVTADGKMVRKATFAGTMGSFVEWYDYGIYGLLTTYLAINIMGSKDLGSLLLTNVGFLVSFLARPFGSVICGYLGDKLGRKNLLAMLLLLISGATACIGLIPSSSVIGWAAPALLILFRILQGFSAGGEVAGAMAFVGEYAHNRHRNFSMSFIAVGSFCALLFGSALSATLITTLGDATMESWAWRIPFLFALPLGYIGYYIRSKMEDTPHFDALRKRNEVERNPLRAALTSKRHLKAIALTIFLPAVNGPGYYLLFAYMPTYLKTQLGSGNNFSMVQALTVTAFSLIAIIISIPLMARLSDRIGRKPVLALSAVLMAVVSYPMFAMITTGNMVLACVATVVMAIAFSGHAAVVHTVLTEMFPTTVRYSAYSIGFSISTIIFGGSAPLVMTEVIKATGNSMVPAYAAIGTAIITLVSVFFLKETKGLPLQTH, encoded by the coding sequence ATGACTAATTCATCGACGGATTCAGTGGACCTCAACACCGCTCAAGTACAGGTCGTCACAGCTGACGGCAAGATGGTGCGCAAGGCAACCTTCGCCGGCACCATGGGCTCCTTCGTGGAGTGGTACGACTATGGCATCTACGGCCTCCTGACCACGTACCTGGCCATCAACATCATGGGCTCGAAGGACCTCGGCTCCCTGCTGCTGACGAACGTCGGCTTCCTGGTGAGCTTCCTGGCCCGCCCGTTCGGCAGCGTCATCTGCGGCTATCTTGGCGACAAGCTGGGACGAAAGAACCTGCTCGCCATGCTGCTGCTGCTCATCTCGGGCGCCACCGCCTGCATCGGCCTCATCCCGTCCTCGTCCGTCATCGGCTGGGCCGCACCGGCGCTGCTGATCCTCTTCCGCATCCTGCAGGGCTTCTCCGCCGGTGGTGAAGTGGCCGGCGCCATGGCCTTCGTGGGCGAGTATGCCCACAACCGGCACCGTAACTTCAGCATGAGCTTCATCGCCGTCGGCTCCTTCTGCGCCCTCCTGTTCGGCAGCGCACTGTCCGCAACACTCATCACCACCCTCGGCGACGCCACCATGGAAAGCTGGGCGTGGCGCATCCCGTTCCTGTTCGCCCTGCCGCTGGGCTACATCGGCTACTACATCCGCTCCAAGATGGAAGACACGCCGCACTTCGACGCACTGCGCAAACGCAATGAGGTGGAGCGTAACCCGCTGCGTGCAGCCCTGACGTCCAAGCGCCACCTCAAGGCCATCGCGCTGACCATCTTCCTCCCGGCAGTCAACGGCCCCGGCTACTACCTGCTCTTCGCCTACATGCCCACCTACCTGAAGACCCAGCTGGGCAGCGGCAACAACTTCAGCATGGTCCAGGCCCTGACCGTGACCGCCTTCAGCCTGATCGCCATCATCATCTCGATCCCCCTCATGGCCCGCCTCTCCGACCGGATCGGCCGCAAGCCGGTGCTGGCACTCTCCGCGGTCCTCATGGCGGTGGTGTCCTACCCGATGTTCGCGATGATCACCACCGGCAACATGGTCCTGGCCTGCGTCGCCACCGTGGTTATGGCCATCGCCTTCTCCGGTCACGCCGCGGTTGTCCACACGGTCCTGACCGAGATGTTCCCGACCACCGTCCGCTACTCCGCCTACAGCATCGGGTTCAGCATCAGCACCATCATCTTCGGCGGCAGCGCCCCGCTGGTCATGACCGAGGTCATCAAGGCAACGGGCAACAGCATGGTCCCCGCCTACGCCGCCATCGGCACCGCCATCATTACCCTGGTGTCCGTGTTCTTCCTGAAGGAAACCAAGGGACTGCCGCTGCAGACGCACTAG
- a CDS encoding carboxyltransferase domain-containing protein: MNTQPAPEQPTQRLFEIEATPFGDSALMLKAASGTAEERQAGSRRLRELVFELQPHGLLDVVAGVDSVLVEFDCLAVSHGQLAQTIRLAAAGSAAVGSAAAGGAPGRSPEFFEIPVVVSEAFSPDLPGVADELGISQEAVLGILETTELSINLLASAMAPMMGTLPFPGQVSRCREPRTNVDPGSLMVAGTSAIIQPFPGPSGWKVIGRTPLTVCDIREDPATSYIPGDRVRFRVIPESDWDALEGRFLRASTSRETTDGNR, encoded by the coding sequence ATGAACACCCAGCCAGCGCCCGAGCAGCCGACGCAACGATTATTCGAGATCGAGGCGACACCGTTCGGCGACTCGGCGCTGATGCTGAAGGCGGCTTCCGGCACGGCGGAAGAACGCCAGGCCGGAAGCCGCCGCCTGCGCGAGCTGGTGTTCGAACTGCAGCCGCACGGGCTGCTGGACGTGGTGGCCGGCGTGGATTCGGTGCTGGTGGAGTTCGACTGCCTGGCCGTCAGCCACGGCCAGCTCGCGCAGACCATCCGGCTGGCCGCTGCGGGCAGCGCTGCTGTCGGCAGCGCTGCTGCGGGCGGCGCCCCGGGACGCTCTCCCGAATTCTTCGAGATCCCGGTAGTGGTCAGTGAGGCCTTCTCCCCCGACCTTCCCGGCGTCGCGGACGAGCTGGGCATCAGCCAGGAGGCCGTGCTGGGGATCCTGGAGACCACGGAGCTCTCCATCAACCTGCTCGCGTCCGCGATGGCTCCGATGATGGGGACCCTCCCGTTCCCCGGCCAGGTCAGCCGCTGCCGGGAACCGCGCACCAACGTGGACCCTGGATCGCTGATGGTGGCCGGAACCAGCGCCATCATCCAGCCCTTCCCCGGCCCGAGCGGCTGGAAAGTCATCGGCCGCACCCCGCTGACCGTGTGCGACATCCGGGAAGACCCGGCCACGTCCTACATCCCGGGTGACCGGGTGCGTTTCCGGGTCATCCCGGAAAGCGACTGGGACGCGCTCGAAGGCCGGTTCCTCCGGGCATCAACTTCCAGGGAGACCACCGATGGCAACCGCTGA
- a CDS encoding DUF3592 domain-containing protein, with protein sequence MKIVLYVIWALFVAGAAYSIVHTVRKTRRHELRTADWPRVQATVTGSRDGWSGGTGNMTRNRRFWPRYQFIGPHGTPFTGESEVSFAEQPVPGSPIEVAYNPANPNESFHVSSQTRTTLGCLIAFFAVFAVVLFWFIGVFPLG encoded by the coding sequence TTGAAAATCGTGCTGTACGTTATCTGGGCACTGTTCGTTGCCGGCGCCGCTTACTCCATCGTCCACACGGTCAGAAAGACCAGGCGCCACGAACTGCGGACCGCTGACTGGCCCCGTGTGCAGGCCACCGTCACCGGCAGCCGGGACGGCTGGAGCGGCGGCACCGGCAACATGACGCGGAACCGCCGTTTCTGGCCCAGGTACCAGTTCATCGGCCCGCACGGAACGCCCTTCACCGGTGAATCCGAGGTCTCGTTTGCCGAGCAGCCCGTGCCGGGATCCCCGATAGAGGTGGCCTACAACCCGGCCAACCCCAACGAGTCATTCCACGTCTCCTCCCAGACGAGAACCACACTGGGCTGCCTGATAGCGTTCTTCGCAGTCTTCGCCGTCGTCCTGTTCTGGTTCATTGGCGTCTTTCCGCTGGGCTGA
- a CDS encoding SDR family oxidoreductase: protein MALLEGKVAVVTGAGTGMGRSTAALLSAEGASVVLVGRRSEVLDDVASAITADGGHAIVKAADISSKAEVDALIEDVRSSLGPVDILVNNAGSASKVLNVRWISQEEWNEVLDVNLNAVYLLTQAVLPDMLSRNTGTIITVSSLAAVNPNLLGGAAYGAAKAAVRNFMTYLHNTFRNEGLRAVTILPGETATPILDNRARPPHAEERDAMVQPEDVARAIHLVATLPQRTVVQELIIAPTVQRDTSGDIEISRWTGAPAGDIPQR, encoded by the coding sequence GTGGCACTTCTCGAAGGCAAGGTGGCCGTAGTCACCGGTGCAGGCACCGGCATGGGGCGCTCCACCGCCGCACTTCTCTCCGCCGAGGGCGCGAGCGTGGTCCTGGTGGGCCGGCGCAGTGAGGTGCTCGACGACGTCGCCTCCGCCATCACAGCCGACGGCGGGCACGCGATCGTCAAGGCCGCCGACATCTCGTCGAAGGCCGAGGTCGACGCCCTCATCGAGGACGTCCGCTCCTCGCTTGGTCCCGTGGACATCCTGGTGAACAACGCCGGCAGCGCCAGCAAGGTTCTCAACGTCCGCTGGATCAGCCAGGAGGAATGGAACGAGGTCCTGGACGTCAACCTCAACGCCGTCTACCTCCTCACCCAGGCCGTCCTGCCGGACATGCTCTCCCGGAACACCGGCACCATCATCACGGTCTCCTCGCTGGCGGCTGTGAACCCCAACCTCCTGGGCGGCGCCGCGTACGGCGCGGCCAAAGCAGCCGTCCGGAATTTCATGACGTACCTGCACAACACCTTCCGCAACGAGGGGCTGCGCGCCGTCACCATCCTTCCCGGTGAAACCGCCACCCCCATCCTGGACAACCGGGCACGCCCGCCGCACGCTGAGGAACGCGACGCCATGGTCCAGCCCGAGGACGTGGCCCGCGCCATCCACCTCGTGGCCACACTGCCGCAGCGCACCGTGGTCCAGGAACTGATCATCGCCCCGACCGTGCAGCGCGACACCTCGGGAGATATCGAAATCAGCCGCTGGACCGGCGCCCCCGCCGGGGACATCCCCCAGCGATGA
- a CDS encoding RraA family protein, with product MATTLELTVRTAQWTRPSRELVKAFEKFPVANIGDAMERLGLVDGNINPVWAGARCVGSALTVLGAAGDNAAVIEALNYIEPGDVVVINGFGHEHRALVGEQLSQRFEAAGATGAVIDGYIRDRATITEIKFPVFARGTTPAGPFKNGPGVIGEPVAIGGIVCSPGDIVAADDDGVVIIPQARAAEILERVIEVAAHEAEMTAEVTREYS from the coding sequence ATGGCAACAACGCTCGAACTCACCGTCCGCACCGCGCAGTGGACCCGCCCGTCCCGTGAGCTGGTCAAGGCCTTCGAGAAGTTCCCGGTGGCCAACATCGGCGACGCGATGGAACGCCTCGGCCTCGTGGACGGCAACATCAACCCCGTCTGGGCCGGCGCACGCTGCGTCGGCTCGGCACTCACGGTCCTGGGTGCGGCGGGCGACAACGCGGCCGTCATCGAGGCGCTGAACTACATCGAGCCCGGCGACGTGGTGGTCATCAACGGCTTCGGCCACGAGCACCGCGCCCTGGTGGGCGAGCAGCTGTCCCAGCGCTTCGAGGCCGCCGGCGCCACCGGCGCCGTCATCGACGGCTACATCCGCGACCGCGCCACCATCACCGAAATCAAGTTCCCGGTCTTCGCCCGGGGCACCACCCCCGCAGGCCCGTTCAAGAACGGCCCCGGCGTCATCGGCGAACCGGTGGCCATCGGCGGAATCGTCTGCTCCCCCGGCGACATCGTCGCCGCCGACGACGACGGCGTCGTCATCATCCCCCAGGCCCGCGCCGCGGAAATCCTGGAACGCGTTATCGAAGTCGCCGCGCACGAGGCCGAAATGACGGCCGAAGTCACGCGCGAATACAGCTAA
- a CDS encoding biotin-dependent carboxyltransferase family protein — translation MATAELTVGLKIREAGWLSTFQDLGREHSEYMGVPCGGAADQHSAPVANILVGNLRSATCIEIMGGRFSFIPDAPVLLAVTGAPADVTVNGEAAAMWEPVCVPAGARVLIANARGGMRNYLAFSGSLATGLFMGSAAPEARMGFPQQIGVGQDLQLTSSYAGFEHPYLSQPLFRLPVPVPSFSPGTWRIDIVEGPETAAAPGITDLLASREYTVTAKSNHVGLRLDGPVVHPEGLGEIVSHGVPIGAFEIPHGDELIILGRYRTLTAGYPIVAFATKASLPMLGQARPGQKMTFRWVSNDEAVAGYREQQRLLAALEDRVRSLFSAVRLPHASVLAAAPAAA, via the coding sequence ATGGCAACCGCTGAACTCACTGTTGGGCTGAAGATCCGGGAGGCCGGCTGGCTTTCGACATTCCAGGACCTTGGACGGGAACACTCCGAGTACATGGGCGTGCCTTGCGGAGGCGCGGCCGACCAGCATTCCGCGCCGGTGGCCAACATCCTCGTGGGGAACCTCCGTTCCGCCACGTGCATCGAGATCATGGGCGGCAGGTTCAGCTTCATTCCAGACGCTCCGGTGCTGCTCGCCGTCACCGGCGCCCCTGCGGACGTGACCGTCAACGGGGAGGCCGCCGCGATGTGGGAGCCGGTCTGCGTCCCCGCCGGCGCGCGGGTGCTCATCGCCAATGCCCGGGGCGGTATGCGCAACTACCTGGCCTTCAGCGGGTCCCTCGCCACCGGACTCTTCATGGGCAGCGCCGCACCGGAAGCGCGCATGGGCTTTCCGCAGCAGATCGGCGTCGGGCAGGATCTTCAGCTCACCAGCAGCTATGCGGGGTTTGAGCATCCCTACCTGTCCCAGCCCCTCTTCCGGCTGCCCGTGCCCGTCCCGTCCTTCAGCCCGGGCACATGGCGCATCGACATCGTCGAGGGCCCGGAAACGGCCGCCGCACCCGGCATCACGGACCTGCTGGCCTCCCGCGAATACACCGTCACCGCCAAATCGAACCATGTGGGCCTGCGGCTGGACGGCCCCGTGGTCCATCCGGAGGGACTCGGCGAAATCGTGTCTCACGGCGTCCCCATCGGCGCGTTCGAGATCCCCCACGGCGACGAACTCATCATTCTGGGCCGGTACCGGACGCTTACTGCCGGCTACCCGATCGTCGCCTTCGCCACCAAGGCATCCCTGCCGATGCTGGGCCAGGCCCGCCCCGGCCAGAAGATGACTTTCCGCTGGGTCAGCAACGACGAAGCGGTCGCAGGCTACCGCGAACAGCAGCGTCTGCTCGCCGCCCTCGAGGACCGGGTCCGCAGCCTGTTCTCCGCCGTCCGGCTACCGCACGCGTCCGTGCTGGCCGCCGCCCCAGCCGCGGCCTGA
- a CDS encoding LamB/YcsF family protein, with translation MSINSVAVVADLGESYGNYTIGDDEALLGLVTASNIACGFHAGDPRVMDATVKSCVERGIELGAHPGYPDLVGFGRRLIEASEEEIRTDVLYQIGALDAFARIHGGKISHVAPHGRMGSIAQTDAKHARAITDAIKAYDPSYIVICQNGLLADESRKRGLEVGYVFLADRGYGEDGMPVSRNTEGALLHDPEEIGRRVVQVVTEGTVRAVTGKVVPLGHDADVVLLHGDHPQVLENGTALRKALEAAGITATGLQEVLAEKARRAAA, from the coding sequence TTGAGCATCAATTCAGTGGCCGTCGTCGCAGACCTCGGCGAAAGCTACGGCAATTACACCATCGGCGACGACGAAGCCCTCCTGGGCCTGGTCACGGCCTCCAACATTGCGTGCGGCTTCCATGCCGGCGATCCGCGCGTCATGGATGCCACGGTGAAGTCCTGCGTGGAGCGCGGCATCGAACTCGGCGCGCACCCCGGCTACCCCGACCTGGTGGGCTTCGGCCGGCGCCTGATCGAGGCCAGCGAAGAGGAAATCCGCACCGACGTCCTCTACCAGATCGGTGCGCTGGACGCCTTCGCCCGCATCCACGGCGGCAAGATCAGCCACGTGGCCCCGCACGGCCGGATGGGCAGCATCGCCCAGACCGACGCCAAGCACGCCCGCGCCATCACCGATGCCATCAAGGCCTACGACCCCTCCTACATCGTGATCTGCCAGAACGGTCTGCTGGCCGATGAGTCCCGCAAGCGCGGCCTCGAGGTGGGCTACGTGTTCCTGGCCGACCGCGGCTACGGCGAGGACGGCATGCCGGTCTCCCGCAATACCGAGGGCGCCCTCCTGCACGACCCCGAGGAAATCGGCCGCCGCGTGGTCCAGGTGGTCACCGAAGGCACCGTCCGCGCCGTCACTGGCAAGGTGGTTCCGCTCGGGCACGACGCCGACGTGGTCCTCCTCCACGGCGACCATCCGCAGGTCCTCGAGAACGGCACCGCGCTCCGCAAGGCGCTCGAGGCCGCCGGCATCACGGCCACCGGCCTCCAGGAAGTCCTCGCCGAGAAGGCACGCCGGGCCGCTGCCTAG
- a CDS encoding 2-hydroxyacid dehydrogenase, which yields MPPISTVSFPDQDLLARLSPLPKGIKGAVWDLKSDPEDVALAEIDAVVLPYLNAGAVLGSLSKASNLQLVQTQSTGYDGVPEAAGPAAAVATAAGVHAAATAELAVGLILAKLRGIDAAVRDQQAGNWNPQRRPSLADRRVLLLGVGGIGHEIAKRLSPFEVELTRVGSSARSDEYGQVHAAADLVSLAATHDVLVAVTPLRDATHKLVNAEVLAAMPDGALVVNVGRGPVVDTEALTAEVLSGRLHCALDVVDPEPLPSDHPLWRSENALITPHVGGNASAFEPRIVKLLASQFEALAAGKRPANLVQEGPFAAG from the coding sequence ATGCCTCCCATCAGCACCGTCAGCTTTCCTGACCAGGACCTCCTCGCCCGCCTGTCGCCGCTTCCGAAGGGCATCAAGGGAGCTGTGTGGGACCTCAAATCAGACCCGGAGGACGTCGCCCTGGCGGAGATTGACGCCGTGGTCCTGCCCTACCTCAATGCGGGTGCCGTGTTGGGTTCACTCTCCAAGGCGAGCAACCTTCAGCTGGTCCAGACGCAATCCACCGGTTACGACGGTGTGCCGGAGGCTGCAGGTCCGGCGGCCGCCGTCGCCACCGCTGCCGGGGTCCATGCTGCGGCGACGGCGGAACTCGCTGTCGGGCTCATCCTGGCCAAACTCCGCGGAATCGATGCCGCGGTCCGGGACCAGCAGGCGGGCAACTGGAATCCGCAGCGCCGCCCATCCCTGGCGGACCGCCGGGTGCTGCTCCTCGGCGTCGGCGGGATTGGGCACGAAATCGCCAAGCGCCTGTCGCCGTTCGAGGTGGAGCTGACGAGGGTGGGCAGCAGTGCCCGCTCGGACGAGTACGGCCAGGTTCACGCCGCCGCGGACCTTGTTTCCCTGGCCGCGACGCATGATGTCTTGGTGGCCGTGACGCCGCTGAGGGACGCGACGCACAAGCTGGTCAACGCCGAAGTCCTGGCTGCTATGCCGGACGGCGCCCTGGTGGTGAACGTGGGGCGCGGGCCCGTGGTGGACACCGAAGCCCTGACCGCGGAGGTGCTTTCCGGGCGGCTGCACTGCGCGCTCGACGTCGTGGACCCGGAGCCGCTGCCCAGTGACCACCCGCTGTGGAGGTCCGAGAACGCGCTGATCACACCCCACGTCGGCGGCAACGCCTCTGCGTTCGAACCGCGGATCGTCAAGCTCCTGGCCAGCCAGTTCGAAGCCCTCGCCGCAGGCAAACGCCCGGCAAACCTGGTCCAGGAAGGCCCCTTCGCCGCCGGCTGA
- a CDS encoding serine hydrolase domain-containing protein has translation MRILQRSSRRWLVCLLASGLLTGSGLLAPVPPVPPEPPPVASDESFALVDAFLQDRIDSIGIPGAAVVVVRDGRQVHAAALGRADDSGRAMTIQSPVLLASTSKTLTTIAVMQQVEAGRLRLDEPVRTYLPWFILKDSRSAAITVRHLLHQTSGMASTDTAFEASSAQGPAALEDSVRALSDSALAGTPGESFRYASANYNILGLLVQTVTNQPFGEYMEENVFGPLAMAHSHTARSAAEADNMAAGHSLWFGSFWRQTDVPAPAAGVPSSTMYASAEDLGRELIALLNKGRTGNGRILRPESVDALLERRTRVDDFTGYAMGWYTLSLSGSAGPANGALPMVEHQGEWGNSHTYVAMVPSSGIGFALVINGNDTSAPSRLRAIDANVLRILHGLPPEPAVLEEDWLQRYSWAVALALLLAELLSLYLALAVLRRRSAAARRPCRPLAGAVAALALDAFVLWLCFIYAPARFDTKLPVIVYQFPDVGITLVPALALALTWPLARTVWLLSEVRARSLSRSAAP, from the coding sequence ATGCGAATTCTTCAGAGGTCATCGCGCCGCTGGCTGGTGTGCCTGCTGGCTTCAGGGCTGCTCACCGGCTCCGGCCTGCTGGCGCCGGTGCCTCCCGTGCCGCCGGAGCCTCCGCCGGTGGCAAGCGACGAGTCCTTCGCTTTGGTGGACGCCTTTCTGCAGGACCGGATTGATTCCATCGGGATTCCCGGTGCCGCGGTGGTCGTGGTCAGGGACGGCCGGCAGGTGCACGCCGCGGCTCTGGGCCGCGCCGATGACTCGGGGCGCGCGATGACTATCCAGTCGCCGGTGCTGCTCGCCTCTACCAGCAAGACCCTCACCACCATTGCCGTGATGCAGCAGGTGGAGGCCGGCAGGCTGCGGCTGGACGAGCCGGTGCGGACCTACCTGCCCTGGTTCATCTTGAAGGACAGCCGTTCAGCCGCGATCACCGTCCGCCATCTGCTGCACCAGACCAGCGGCATGGCGTCCACGGACACGGCATTCGAAGCCTCCAGCGCCCAGGGCCCGGCGGCCCTCGAGGACAGCGTGCGCGCCCTGTCGGATTCCGCTCTGGCCGGAACCCCCGGTGAATCGTTCCGCTATGCGAGCGCGAACTACAACATCCTTGGCCTCCTGGTGCAGACGGTAACCAACCAGCCGTTCGGGGAGTACATGGAGGAGAATGTCTTCGGGCCGCTGGCCATGGCGCACAGCCACACCGCGCGGTCAGCTGCCGAGGCGGACAACATGGCGGCCGGACATTCGCTGTGGTTTGGTTCTTTCTGGCGCCAGACCGATGTGCCTGCGCCCGCCGCCGGCGTACCCTCCAGCACCATGTACGCCTCGGCGGAGGACCTCGGGCGGGAGCTGATCGCACTCCTGAACAAGGGCCGGACCGGCAACGGCCGCATCCTCCGGCCGGAGAGTGTGGACGCCCTGCTCGAGCGGCGGACACGGGTTGATGATTTCACGGGGTACGCCATGGGCTGGTACACCCTCTCGCTGTCGGGATCCGCCGGGCCGGCTAATGGGGCGCTGCCGATGGTGGAGCACCAGGGCGAATGGGGCAACTCGCACACCTACGTGGCCATGGTCCCGTCCTCCGGCATCGGATTCGCCCTGGTCATCAACGGCAATGACACCTCCGCCCCCTCGCGTCTGCGGGCAATAGATGCCAACGTCCTCCGGATACTCCACGGGCTTCCTCCGGAGCCTGCCGTGCTGGAGGAGGACTGGCTGCAGCGCTACAGCTGGGCGGTGGCGCTGGCGCTGCTGCTGGCGGAGCTGCTGAGCCTGTACCTGGCGCTCGCCGTCCTGCGGCGCCGGTCCGCAGCGGCCCGTCGCCCGTGCCGGCCCCTGGCCGGAGCAGTCGCCGCGCTCGCCCTCGACGCGTTCGTGCTGTGGCTGTGCTTCATCTATGCCCCGGCCCGGTTCGATACCAAGCTGCCCGTCATTGTCTACCAGTTTCCCGACGTCGGAATCACCCTGGTGCCGGCGCTCGCCCTGGCCCTCACCTGGCCGCTCGCGCGGACGGTCTGGCTGCTGTCCGAGGTGCGTGCCCGCTCACTGTCCCGATCGGCTGCTCCATAA
- a CDS encoding pyridoxal phosphate-dependent aminotransferase yields MTLEPAATLVSAFQPSEAVLRVQRTSLRVQQPQSKGDLVSLAMGEPDFDTPAQVRAAAAQALEEGHTHYSPLLGEQVLREELAARIGRLLDGVASPGNVLITQGGTAGLSAAILGIVNPGDKVVIPDPTYSLYADLVSMAGGTIVPVPLAEDLHWDLEALATALEGAKLFVFCNPSNPTGIVHSRRELEALADMVAGTETLVLSDEAYSDLVYTPEPFVSALEIEGLRGRTIYCQTFSKSYAMTGWRVGYLWGPSEVIASAARVHNTFNGSMNTAVQLAALTALKTCGPDIERMHASYSERRELMASGLRKIPGLTVSSPEGAFYLFPKYDVDLPAAQMVAHLRDFGVAVRPGSEFGRNGEFHLRLSYAASAEAITAGVERLAAGLAALR; encoded by the coding sequence ATGACCCTCGAACCAGCCGCCACCCTCGTCAGCGCCTTCCAGCCCTCGGAGGCAGTGCTGCGCGTCCAGCGCACGTCCCTGCGCGTCCAGCAGCCGCAGTCCAAGGGGGACCTCGTGTCCCTGGCCATGGGCGAACCGGACTTCGACACCCCCGCCCAGGTGCGCGCCGCGGCCGCACAGGCCCTGGAAGAGGGCCACACCCACTACTCGCCGCTGCTCGGCGAGCAGGTGCTTCGCGAGGAGCTGGCCGCCCGTATCGGCCGGCTCCTCGACGGAGTGGCCAGCCCGGGCAACGTGCTCATCACCCAGGGCGGAACCGCCGGCCTCTCCGCCGCGATCCTCGGCATCGTCAACCCCGGCGACAAGGTCGTCATCCCGGACCCCACCTACTCCCTCTATGCGGACCTGGTGAGCATGGCCGGCGGCACCATCGTTCCGGTGCCGCTCGCTGAGGACCTGCACTGGGATCTGGAAGCACTGGCCACGGCACTGGAAGGCGCCAAGCTGTTCGTCTTCTGCAACCCCTCCAACCCGACGGGTATCGTCCACTCCCGCCGCGAGCTCGAGGCCCTTGCCGACATGGTGGCCGGCACCGAGACCCTCGTGCTGTCCGACGAGGCCTACAGCGACCTTGTCTACACACCGGAGCCCTTCGTCTCCGCCCTGGAAATCGAGGGCCTGCGCGGCCGGACCATCTACTGCCAGACGTTCTCCAAGAGCTATGCCATGACCGGGTGGCGCGTAGGCTATCTGTGGGGCCCGTCGGAGGTCATCGCCTCGGCCGCCCGCGTCCACAACACGTTCAACGGGTCCATGAACACCGCTGTCCAGCTCGCCGCGCTGACCGCCCTGAAAACCTGCGGCCCGGACATCGAGCGCATGCACGCCTCGTATTCGGAGCGCCGGGAGCTGATGGCGAGCGGCCTGCGCAAGATTCCCGGACTCACCGTCAGTTCACCGGAAGGCGCCTTTTACCTCTTCCCCAAGTACGACGTCGACCTTCCGGCGGCACAGATGGTGGCGCACCTGCGCGACTTCGGCGTTGCGGTCCGTCCGGGCAGCGAATTCGGCCGGAACGGCGAATTCCACCTCCGCCTTTCGTACGCCGCCAGCGCCGAAGCCATCACGGCCGGCGTCGAACGCCTGGCGGCCGGCCTGGCCGCCCTCCGGTAA
- a CDS encoding gluconokinase: MTKTTFPPIVVMGVSGCGKSTVGSLLARRLGLTFIDGDDLHPAANKQKMGSGIPLDDADRHPWLAEIGRTLRDGAGGGSGIIVACSALKRRYRDQLRAAGGEVLFLHLTGSAETLTSRVAGRQHEFMPAAMLASQLAALEPLESDEPHILLDIRESPATLVEQVHLALTNDGGTTASRSVA, translated from the coding sequence ATGACGAAGACGACTTTTCCACCCATTGTGGTGATGGGCGTATCGGGCTGCGGCAAGTCAACCGTGGGCAGCCTGCTCGCCCGGCGGCTCGGCCTGACATTCATCGACGGGGACGACCTCCACCCCGCCGCCAACAAGCAGAAGATGGGCTCGGGCATTCCCCTGGACGACGCCGACCGCCACCCCTGGCTTGCCGAAATCGGCAGGACCCTTAGGGACGGCGCCGGTGGCGGCAGCGGTATCATCGTGGCCTGCTCCGCCCTCAAGCGCCGCTACCGCGACCAACTCCGGGCCGCAGGGGGCGAGGTGCTGTTCCTGCACCTGACGGGCAGCGCCGAAACGCTGACCAGCCGCGTGGCCGGCCGGCAGCACGAGTTCATGCCGGCAGCCATGCTCGCTTCCCAGCTCGCCGCGCTTGAGCCCCTCGAGTCCGACGAACCGCACATCCTTTTGGACATCCGGGAGTCCCCCGCCACCCTCGTGGAGCAGGTGCACCTGGCGCTAACAAACGACGGCGGCACCACCGCCAGCCGGTCAGTCGCCTAA